One region of Salmo salar unplaced genomic scaffold, Ssal_v3.1, whole genome shotgun sequence genomic DNA includes:
- the LOC123740027 gene encoding guanine nucleotide-binding protein G(I)/G(S)/G(O) subunit gamma-13-like — translation MDEMDLPQMKKEVESLKYQLAFKREKSSKTVTDMVKWIEDGVPEDPFLNPELMKNNPWVEKGKCVLL, via the exons ATGGATGAGATGGATCTACCCCAGATGAAGAAGGAAGTGGAGAGCCTGAAATACCAACTGGCCTTCAAGAGAGAGAAGTCTTCCAAGACAGTCACtga CATGGTGAAGTGGATCGAGGACGGCGTACCCGAGGACCCCTTCCTGAACCCTGAACTCATGAAGAACAACCCCTGGGTGGAGAAGGGAAAGTGTGTCCTGTTGTAG